The following proteins come from a genomic window of Streptococcus pneumoniae:
- a CDS encoding ATP-binding cassette domain-containing protein, with the protein MLTVSDVSLRFSDRKLFDDVNIKFTEGNTYGLIGANGAGKSTFLKILAGDIEPTTGHISLGPDERLSVLRQNHFDYEDERAIDVVIMGNEKLYSIMKEKDAIYMKEDFSDEDGVRAAELEGEFAELGGWEAESEASQLLQNLNIPEELHYQNMSELANGEKVKVLLAKALFGKPDVLLLDEPTNGLDIQSITWLEDFLIDFDNTVIVVSHDRHFLNKVCTHMADLDFGKIKLYVGNYDFWKESSELAAKLLADRNAKAEEKIKQLQEFVARFSANASKSRQATSRKKMLDKIELEEIVPSSRKYPFINFKAEREIGNDLLTVENLTVKIDGETILDNISFILRPDDKTALIGQNDIQTTALIRAIMGDIDYEGTVKWGVTTSQSYLPKDNSADFAGGESILDWLRQFASKEEDDNTFLRGFLGRMLFSGDEVNKPVNVLSGGEKVRVMLSKLMLLKSNVLVLDDPTNHLDLESISSLNDGLKNFKESIIFASHDHEFIQTLANHIIVLSKNGVIDRIDETYDEFLENAEVQAKVKELWKD; encoded by the coding sequence TTGCTTACAGTATCTGATGTTTCACTACGTTTTAGTGATCGCAAACTTTTTGATGATGTCAATATCAAATTTACAGAAGGAAATACTTACGGATTAATCGGTGCTAATGGTGCCGGAAAATCAACCTTTTTAAAAATTTTAGCTGGAGATATCGAACCTACTACTGGTCACATCTCTCTTGGTCCAGATGAACGTCTCTCTGTTCTTCGTCAAAATCACTTTGACTACGAAGATGAACGTGCCATTGATGTCGTTATCATGGGAAATGAAAAACTTTATAGCATCATGAAAGAGAAAGATGCTATCTACATGAAGGAAGATTTCTCAGACGAGGACGGGGTTCGTGCTGCCGAACTCGAAGGAGAGTTTGCCGAACTTGGAGGTTGGGAAGCAGAGAGTGAAGCCTCTCAACTACTTCAAAACCTAAACATTCCAGAAGAATTACACTACCAAAACATGAGCGAATTGGCCAACGGTGAAAAAGTAAAGGTTCTCCTCGCCAAAGCACTTTTTGGTAAACCAGATGTTCTTCTCTTGGACGAGCCTACTAACGGTTTGGATATCCAATCGATTACTTGGTTAGAAGACTTCTTGATTGACTTTGATAACACAGTTATCGTAGTATCCCACGACCGTCACTTCTTAAACAAAGTTTGTACTCACATGGCCGACCTTGACTTTGGAAAAATCAAACTCTATGTCGGAAACTACGACTTCTGGAAGGAATCTTCTGAGCTTGCTGCTAAATTGCTAGCAGACCGTAATGCTAAAGCAGAAGAAAAAATTAAACAATTGCAAGAATTCGTTGCTCGTTTCTCTGCCAATGCTTCTAAGTCAAGGCAGGCAACATCACGTAAGAAAATGCTTGATAAGATTGAGCTAGAAGAGATTGTACCATCTAGTCGTAAATATCCATTTATCAACTTTAAAGCGGAACGTGAGATTGGTAATGATCTCTTGACAGTAGAAAATCTAACTGTAAAGATTGATGGTGAAACTATCTTGGATAATATTAGTTTCATCTTGCGTCCAGATGATAAGACAGCACTTATTGGACAAAATGATATTCAAACGACTGCATTAATTCGTGCAATCATGGGAGATATTGACTATGAAGGAACTGTCAAGTGGGGAGTTACAACTAGTCAATCTTACCTACCAAAAGATAACTCAGCTGATTTTGCAGGAGGAGAATCAATTCTTGACTGGTTGCGTCAATTCGCAAGTAAAGAAGAAGATGACAATACTTTCCTACGTGGCTTCCTCGGCCGTATGCTCTTCTCTGGAGATGAAGTTAACAAACCTGTAAATGTCTTGTCAGGGGGAGAAAAAGTTCGTGTCATGCTTTCAAAACTCATGCTCTTAAAATCAAATGTCCTTGTACTTGATGATCCAACAAATCACTTGGACTTGGAATCTATCTCAAGCTTGAATGATGGATTGAAAAACTTTAAAGAATCAATCATCTTTGCTAGCCATGACCACGAATTTATTCAAACTTTGGCTAACCATATCATTGTCTTATCTAAAAATGGCGTCATTGACCGTATCGATGAAACCTACGATGAATTCCTAGAAAATGCAGAAGTACAAGCAAAAGTTAAAGAACTTTGGAAAGACTAA
- the trpS gene encoding tryptophan--tRNA ligase, with protein sequence MTKPIILTGDRPTGKLHIGHYVGSLKNRVLLQEEDKYDMFVFLADQQALTDHAKDPQTIVESIGNVALDYLAVGLDPNKSTIFIQSQIPELAELSMYYMNLVSLARLERNPTVKTEISQKGFGESIPTGFLVYPIAQAADITAFKANYVPVGTDQKPMIEQTREIVRSFNNAYNCDVLVEPEGIYPENERAGRLPGLDGNAKMSKSLNNGIYLADDADTLRKKVMSMYTDPDHIRVEDPGKIEGNMVFHYLDVFGRPEDAQEIADMKERYQRGGLGDVKTKRYLLEILERELGPIRERRIEFAKDMGEVYNMIQKGSERAREVAGQTLSEVKGAMGLHYFN encoded by the coding sequence ATGACTAAACCCATTATTTTAACAGGAGACCGTCCAACAGGAAAATTGCATATTGGACATTATGTTGGAAGTCTCAAAAATCGAGTATTATTACAGGAAGAGGATAAGTATGATATGTTTGTGTTCTTGGCTGACCAACAAGCCTTGACAGATCATGCCAAAGATCCTCAAACCATTGTAGAGTCTATCGGAAATGTGGCTTTGGATTATCTTGCAGTTGGATTGGATCCAAATAAGTCAACTATTTTTATTCAAAGCCAGATTCCAGAGTTGGCTGAGTTGTCTATGTATTATATGAATCTAGTTTCGTTAGCACGTTTGGAGCGAAATCCAACAGTCAAGACAGAGATTTCTCAGAAAGGATTTGGAGAAAGCATTCCGACAGGATTCTTGGTCTATCCAATCGCTCAAGCAGCTGATATCACAGCTTTCAAGGCTAATTATGTTCCTGTTGGGACAGATCAGAAACCAATGATTGAGCAAACTCGTGAAATTGTTCGTTCTTTTAACAATGCATATAACTGTGATGTCTTGGTAGAGCCGGAAGGTATTTATCCAGAAAATGAGAGAGCAGGGCGTTTGCCTGGTTTAGATGGAAATGCTAAAATGTCTAAATCACTAAATAATGGTATTTATTTAGCTGATGATGCGGATACTTTGCGTAAAAAAGTAATGAGTATGTATACAGATCCAGATCATATCCGCGTTGAGGATCCAGGTAAGATTGAGGGAAATATGGTTTTCCATTATCTAGATGTTTTTGGTCGTCCAGAAGATGCTCAAGAAATTGCTGATATGAAAGAACGTTATCAACGAGGTGGTCTTGGTGATGTGAAGACCAAGCGTTATCTACTTGAAATATTAGAACGTGAACTGGGTCCTATTCGTGAGCGCCGTATTGAATTTGCTAAGGATATGGGAGAAGTTTATAATATGATTCAAAAAGGTAGTGAAAGAGCGCGTGAAGTTGCGGGTCAAACCCTATCTGAGGTAAAAGGGGCAATGGGACTTCATTACTTTAACTAA
- the guaB gene encoding IMP dehydrogenase, protein MSNWDTKFLKKGFTFDDVLLIPAESHVLPNDADLTTKLADNLTLNIPIITAAMDTVTESQMAIAIARAGGLGVIHKNMSIAQQADEVRKVKRSENGVIIDPFFLTPEHTIAEADELMGRYRISGVPVVETLENRKLVGILTNRDLRFISDYNQPISNHMTSENLVTAPVGTDLATAESILQEHRIEKLPLVDEEGSLSGLITIKDIEKVIEFPNAAKDEFGRLLVAGAVGVTSDTFERAEALFEAGADAIVIDTAHGHSAGVLRKIAEIRAHFPDRTLIAGNIATAEGARALYEAGVDVVKVGIGPGSICTTRVIAGVGVPQVTAIYDAAAVAREYGKTIIADGGIKYSGDIVKALAAGGNAVMLGSMFAGTDEAPGETEIFQGRKFKTYRGMGSIAAMKKGSSDRYFQGSVNEANKLVPEGIEGRVAYKGAAADIVFQMIGGIRSGMGYCGAANLKELHDNAQFIEMSGAGLKESHPHDVQITNEAPKYSM, encoded by the coding sequence ATGTCTAATTGGGACACTAAATTTTTGAAAAAAGGTTTTACCTTTGATGATGTATTGCTTATTCCAGCTGAAAGTCATGTGTTGCCTAACGATGCAGATTTAACAACTAAATTGGCAGATAATTTGACTTTAAATATCCCAATTATTACCGCTGCCATGGACACAGTTACAGAGAGTCAAATGGCCATTGCTATTGCTCGTGCAGGTGGTCTCGGAGTTATCCATAAAAACATGTCAATTGCTCAACAAGCAGACGAGGTTCGTAAGGTAAAACGTTCTGAAAATGGAGTTATTATTGATCCGTTCTTCTTGACGCCTGAACATACAATTGCTGAAGCAGATGAGCTTATGGGTCGTTACCGCATCAGTGGTGTTCCAGTTGTTGAAACACTTGAAAATCGTAAATTGGTTGGTATTTTGACAAACCGAGATCTTCGTTTTATTTCAGATTATAATCAACCAATTTCAAACCATATGACTAGTGAAAATCTTGTTACTGCTCCTGTGGGTACGGATCTTGCAACGGCTGAGAGTATTCTTCAAGAGCATCGTATTGAAAAACTTCCGTTGGTCGATGAAGAAGGCAGTCTTTCTGGTTTGATCACTATCAAAGATATTGAAAAAGTTATTGAGTTTCCAAATGCGGCTAAAGATGAATTTGGTCGTCTTCTAGTTGCAGGTGCAGTAGGTGTTACTTCAGATACATTTGAACGTGCAGAGGCTCTTTTTGAGGCAGGAGCGGATGCGATTGTTATTGATACTGCACATGGTCATTCTGCAGGTGTCTTGCGTAAAATTGCCGAGATTCGTGCTCATTTCCCAGATCGGACTTTGATTGCTGGAAATATTGCTACTGCTGAAGGTGCACGTGCCCTTTATGAAGCGGGTGTAGACGTTGTTAAGGTTGGTATTGGACCAGGTTCTATCTGTACTACTCGTGTGATTGCTGGTGTTGGTGTTCCGCAAGTAACAGCTATCTACGATGCTGCAGCTGTTGCGCGCGAATATGGTAAAACGATTATTGCTGACGGTGGGATCAAGTATTCTGGAGATATTGTAAAAGCACTTGCTGCAGGTGGAAATGCTGTTATGCTTGGATCTATGTTTGCTGGAACTGATGAAGCTCCAGGCGAAACTGAAATCTTCCAAGGACGTAAATTCAAGACTTACCGTGGTATGGGATCAATTGCTGCTATGAAGAAAGGTTCAAGCGACCGTTATTTCCAAGGTTCTGTCAATGAAGCAAACAAGCTCGTTCCAGAAGGAATTGAAGGTCGTGTTGCTTATAAAGGAGCGGCAGCTGATATTGTTTTCCAAATGATTGGTGGTATTCGCTCTGGTATGGGTTACTGTGGTGCAGCTAACCTTAAAGAACTACACGATAATGCTCAATTTATTGAAATGTCTGGTGCTGGTTTGAAAGAAAGCCATCCTCATGATGTGCAAATTACTAATGAGGCACCAAAGTATTCTATGTAA
- the recF gene encoding DNA replication/repair protein RecF (All proteins in this family for which functions are known are DNA-binding proteins that assist the filamentation of RecA onto DNA for the initiation of recombination or recombinational repair.): MWLQHLSLKTFRNYKETKIDFNPKLNVFLGRNAQGKTNMLEAIYFLALTRSHRTRTDKNLIHFDEEQLHLSGLVQKKTGSIPLEIELTQKGRVTKVNHLKQARLSDYVGHMNVVLFAPEDLQLIKGAPSIRRKFIDMELGQIKPIYLSDLTNYNHILKQRNTYLKSAQKIDETFLSVLDDQLVDYGCRVMNHRLDFIKKLESFGRKKHFELSNQIEELSIFYQSSVNITDKQNLSESFKIALEKSRSRDLFKKNTGVGPHRDDISFYINGMDASFGSQGQHRSLVLSIKLAEIELMESITTESPILLLDDVMSELDNTRQLKLLETISQSIQTFITTTSLDHLQNLPENLSIFTIQDGKASVNGN; encoded by the coding sequence ATGTGGCTACAACATCTATCTCTCAAGACTTTTCGTAATTACAAAGAAACGAAAATAGACTTTAATCCTAAATTGAATGTCTTTTTGGGACGTAATGCACAAGGAAAAACAAACATGTTAGAGGCTATCTATTTTTTAGCCTTAACGCGTAGTCATCGAACTCGAACAGATAAAAATCTCATTCATTTTGATGAGGAACAACTTCATCTTTCAGGTCTCGTTCAGAAAAAAACTGGATCCATTCCCCTAGAAATCGAACTAACACAAAAAGGCCGTGTAACAAAAGTTAATCACTTAAAACAGGCACGCCTTTCAGATTATGTAGGACACATGAATGTTGTCTTATTTGCTCCTGAAGATTTACAACTAATTAAAGGAGCACCTTCGATTCGACGAAAATTCATTGATATGGAACTTGGGCAAATTAAGCCAATCTATTTATCTGACTTAACCAATTATAACCACATCCTAAAGCAAAGAAACACTTACCTAAAATCAGCTCAAAAAATAGATGAAACATTCCTTTCTGTGTTAGATGATCAGCTAGTTGATTATGGATGTCGTGTAATGAATCACCGCTTAGATTTCATAAAAAAACTAGAATCATTTGGGCGTAAGAAACATTTTGAACTCTCTAATCAGATCGAAGAGTTGTCAATATTCTATCAATCTTCTGTCAATATAACTGACAAACAAAACTTATCCGAATCTTTCAAAATTGCTTTAGAAAAAAGTAGATCCAGAGATTTATTTAAAAAGAATACTGGTGTCGGTCCTCATCGAGATGACATTTCTTTTTATATAAATGGGATGGATGCTAGTTTCGGAAGCCAAGGTCAACATCGTAGTCTCGTCCTCTCGATAAAATTAGCAGAAATCGAATTAATGGAAAGCATTACCACAGAATCTCCTATATTACTGCTTGACGATGTGATGAGTGAACTTGACAACACTAGACAGTTAAAATTATTAGAAACGATTTCTCAATCAATCCAAACCTTTATCACAACAACAAGCTTAGACCATCTTCAAAATCTGCCAGAAAATCTAAGTATCTTCACTATTCAGGATGGTAAAGCTTCTGTAAATGGAAATTGA
- the yaaA gene encoding S4 domain-containing protein YaaA, translated as MEYKLFEEFITLQALLKELGITHSGGAIKSFLSEHSVYFNRELESRRGKKLRIGDKVDIPDMNIDILLTQPTSEEQDEYQADKVEKERIAKLVKKMNKGVKKDKSKPASSPKSQQAPRFPGR; from the coding sequence ATGGAATACAAATTATTTGAAGAATTTATTACCCTCCAAGCACTACTCAAAGAACTTGGAATTACACATAGCGGAGGAGCTATTAAATCATTTCTCTCTGAACATTCTGTTTACTTTAATAGGGAATTAGAGAGTCGTCGTGGAAAAAAACTTCGTATTGGCGATAAAGTTGACATCCCTGACATGAACATTGACATCTTGTTGACACAACCTACTTCTGAAGAACAAGATGAATACCAAGCTGATAAAGTTGAAAAAGAACGGATCGCTAAACTTGTCAAAAAGATGAATAAGGGAGTTAAAAAAGACAAATCGAAACCTGCTTCATCACCTAAAAGCCAACAAGCTCCACGATTCCCTGGTAGATAA
- the yfmF gene encoding EF-P 5-aminopentanol modification-associated protein YfmF, whose protein sequence is MELVHGISTHFIQSKKFKTNKITVRFTAPLSLDTIAGHMLSASMLETANQMYPTSQDLRRHLASLYGTDMSTNCFRRGQSHIIELTFTYVRDEFLSRKNVLTSQILELVKETLFSPAVVDNGFDPALFEIEKKQLLASLAADMDDSFYFAHKELDKLFFHDERLQLEYSDLRNRILAETPQSSYSCFQEFLANDRIDFFFLGDFNEVEIQNVLESFGFKGRKGDVKVQYCQPYSNILQEGMVRKNVGQSILELGYHYRSKYGDEQHLPMIVMNGLLGGFAHSKLFTNVRENAGLAYTISSELDLFSGFLRMYAGINRENRNQARKMMNNQLLDLKKGYFTEFELNQTKEMIRWSLLLSQDNQSSLIERAYQNALFGKSSADFKSWIAELEQIDKDAICRVANNVKLQAIYFMEGIE, encoded by the coding sequence ATGGAGTTAGTGCATGGAATTTCAACACATTTTATCCAATCAAAAAAGTTTAAAACAAACAAAATTACCGTGCGTTTTACCGCTCCATTATCCCTTGATACGATTGCAGGTCACATGTTGAGTGCAAGTATGCTAGAGACTGCTAATCAGATGTACCCCACTTCTCAAGATTTGAGGAGACACTTGGCCAGTCTATACGGTACAGATATGTCAACCAATTGTTTCAGAAGAGGGCAAAGCCACATTATAGAATTGACATTTACCTATGTTCGTGATGAGTTTTTAAGTAGGAAAAACGTGCTAACCTCTCAGATTTTGGAACTTGTAAAAGAAACTCTTTTTTCACCCGCAGTAGTTGATAATGGGTTTGATCCGGCCTTATTTGAAATTGAGAAAAAACAATTGCTAGCAAGTTTAGCAGCTGATATGGATGATTCTTTTTATTTTGCACATAAAGAATTGGATAAATTGTTTTTTCATGATGAACGTCTTCAATTGGAATATAGTGATTTACGAAATCGTATTTTAGCTGAAACTCCACAAAGTTCTTATTCTTGTTTCCAAGAATTTTTAGCCAATGATCGAATAGATTTCTTTTTCCTAGGTGATTTTAATGAGGTTGAAATTCAAAATGTATTAGAATCATTTGGCTTTAAAGGTCGAAAAGGAGATGTGAAGGTTCAGTATTGTCAACCTTATTCTAATATCCTTCAGGAAGGTATGGTTCGGAAAAATGTGGGACAATCCATTTTGGAATTAGGTTATCATTACCGTTCTAAATATGGTGATGAGCAACATTTACCCATGATTGTAATGAATGGTTTACTTGGTGGATTTGCTCACTCTAAGCTCTTTACAAATGTCCGTGAAAATGCTGGATTAGCTTATACCATTTCAAGTGAGCTTGATTTATTTAGTGGATTCTTGAGGATGTATGCTGGTATCAATCGAGAAAATCGTAACCAGGCTCGTAAAATGATGAATAATCAACTGCTTGATTTAAAAAAAGGTTATTTTACAGAGTTTGAGTTAAATCAGACCAAGGAAATGATTCGTTGGTCGTTGTTACTTTCTCAAGATAATCAATCTTCATTGATTGAACGTGCTTATCAAAATGCCTTATTTGGAAAATCTTCAGCAGACTTTAAAAGTTGGATTGCAGAGCTTGAACAAATTGACAAAGATGCTATTTGTAGAGTAGCTAATAATGTGAAACTACAAGCGATTTACTTTATGGAAGGAATAGAATGA
- the yfmH gene encoding EF-P 5-aminopentanol modification-associated protein YfmH: MTKVVFEEKYYPAVKEKVYRTRLANGLTVALLPKKEFKEVYGSVTVQFGSVDTFVTEVDGYVKQYPGGIAHFLEHKLFEREDSSDLMSAFTSLGADSNAFTSFTKTNYLFSATDYFLENLDLLDELVTSAHFTEASILTEQDIIQQEREMYQDDPDSCLFFSTLANLYPGTPLATDIVGSEESISQINLTNLQENFTKFYKPVNMSLFLVGNFDVERVQDYFESKELKDSDFQEVAREKLFLQPVKPTDSMRMEVSSPKLAIGVRGKREVSEADCYRHHILLKLLFAMMFGWTSDRFQKCYESGKIDASLSLEVEITSRFHFVMLTIDTKEPVALSHQFRKAIRNFTKDLDITEEHLDIIKREMFGEFFSSMNSLEFIATQYDAFENGETIFDLPKILQEITLEDVLDAGHHLIDDGDIVDFTIFPS; encoded by the coding sequence ATGACAAAGGTTGTTTTTGAAGAAAAATACTATCCAGCTGTAAAAGAAAAGGTTTATCGAACTCGTTTGGCCAACGGATTGACAGTTGCTCTTTTGCCTAAAAAGGAATTTAAAGAGGTTTACGGGAGTGTCACTGTACAGTTTGGTTCGGTAGATACGTTTGTCACAGAAGTTGACGGATATGTAAAACAATATCCTGGAGGAATTGCTCATTTTCTTGAACATAAATTATTTGAGAGAGAAGATTCTAGTGATTTGATGTCGGCTTTTACGAGTCTAGGTGCAGATAGTAATGCCTTTACAAGCTTTACAAAAACAAACTATCTTTTTTCAGCAACGGATTATTTTTTAGAAAATTTAGATTTACTTGATGAATTGGTAACATCAGCACACTTTACTGAAGCTTCCATTCTGACAGAGCAGGATATTATTCAGCAAGAACGAGAAATGTACCAAGATGATCCAGATTCGTGTTTATTCTTTTCAACTTTAGCGAATTTGTATCCTGGTACACCTTTAGCAACTGATATAGTTGGAAGTGAGGAGTCCATTTCCCAAATCAATCTAACTAATTTGCAAGAAAATTTTACAAAGTTTTACAAACCTGTAAACATGTCTCTGTTTTTAGTTGGTAATTTTGATGTGGAGCGAGTACAGGACTATTTTGAAAGCAAAGAACTGAAAGATTCAGATTTTCAGGAAGTAGCAAGAGAAAAGTTGTTTTTACAGCCTGTAAAGCCAACAGATAGTATGAGAATGGAAGTATCTTCTCCCAAACTAGCGATTGGAGTTAGAGGTAAGCGAGAAGTTTCTGAAGCGGATTGCTATCGACATCATATTTTATTAAAATTATTGTTTGCAATGATGTTTGGTTGGACTTCGGATCGTTTTCAAAAATGTTATGAATCAGGTAAAATTGATGCGTCCTTATCTCTGGAAGTTGAAATAACAAGTCGCTTTCATTTTGTCATGTTGACAATAGATACGAAAGAGCCAGTTGCTTTGTCTCATCAATTTAGGAAGGCTATTCGTAATTTTACAAAGGATTTAGATATTACAGAGGAACATTTAGATATTATCAAAAGAGAGATGTTTGGCGAATTTTTCAGTAGCATGAACTCTCTTGAATTTATTGCAACGCAATATGATGCTTTTGAAAATGGTGAGACAATTTTTGATTTGCCGAAAATTTTACAGGAAATTACTTTAGAGGATGTCCTTGATGCTGGACATCATTTAATAGATGATGGTGACATAGTTGATTTTACAATATTCCCATCGTAG
- the rodZ gene encoding cytoskeleton protein RodZ: MRKKTIGEVLRLARINQGLSLDELQKKTEIQLDMLEAMEADDFDQLPSPFYTRSFLKKYAWAVELDDQIVLDAYDSGSMITYEEVDVDEDELTGRRRSSKKKKKKTSFLPLFYFILFALSILIFVTYYVWNYIQTQPEEPSLSNYSVVQSTSSTSSVPHSSSSSSSSIESAISVSGEGNHVEIAYKTSKETVKLQLAVSDVTSWVSVSESELEGGVTLSPKKKSAEATVATKSPVTITLGVVKGVDLTVDNQTVDLSKLTAQTGQITVTFTKN, from the coding sequence ATGAGAAAAAAAACAATTGGAGAGGTTTTACGATTAGCTAGAATCAATCAGGGATTGAGTTTAGATGAATTGCAGAAAAAGACAGAAATCCAGTTAGATATGTTGGAAGCAATGGAAGCAGACGATTTCGATCAACTTCCAAGTCCTTTTTACACGCGTTCTTTCTTGAAAAAATATGCATGGGCTGTTGAGTTAGATGACCAAATTGTTTTGGATGCTTATGATTCTGGGAGTATGATTACTTATGAGGAAGTAGATGTTGATGAAGATGAGTTGACAGGTCGTAGACGTTCAAGTAAGAAAAAGAAGAAAAAAACATCATTTTTACCTTTATTTTATTTTATCCTTTTTGCTTTATCGATTTTAATTTTTGTGACTTATTATGTTTGGAACTATATTCAAACTCAACCAGAGGAGCCTTCTCTTTCTAATTACAGTGTGGTTCAATCAACAAGTTCAACTAGCTCTGTTCCCCACTCCTCAAGTAGTAGTTCTTCTAGTATAGAATCAGCTATAAGTGTATCAGGCGAAGGAAATCATGTAGAAATCGCTTATAAGACAAGTAAGGAAACAGTTAAATTGCAATTGGCAGTTTCAGATGTTACAAGTTGGGTCAGTGTTTCAGAAAGCGAACTTGAGGGCGGTGTAACCTTATCGCCAAAGAAGAAAAGTGCAGAAGCAACAGTTGCAACTAAAAGTCCTGTAACAATTACGTTAGGTGTTGTAAAAGGTGTTGATTTGACAGTAGATAATCAGACTGTTGATTTATCGAAATTAACAGCTCAGACTGGACAAATCACTGTAACCTTTACTAAAAATTAA
- the pgsA gene encoding CDP-diacylglycerol--glycerol-3-phosphate 3-phosphatidyltransferase produces MKKEQIPNLLTIGRILFIPIFIFILTIGNSIESHIVAAIIFAVASITDYLDGYLARKWNVVSNFGKFADPMADKLLVMSAFIMLIELGMAPAWIVAVIICRELAVTGLRLLLVETGGTILAAAMPGKIKTFSQMFAIIFLLLHWTLLGQVLLYVALFFTIYSGYDYFKGSAYVFKGTFGSK; encoded by the coding sequence ATGAAAAAAGAACAAATTCCCAATCTCTTAACAATAGGTCGAATTCTCTTTATACCTATTTTTATCTTTATTTTAACGATAGGAAATTCGATAGAGAGTCATATAGTTGCAGCTATTATCTTTGCTGTTGCCAGTATTACCGACTATTTAGATGGATATTTAGCTCGTAAATGGAATGTGGTCAGTAATTTTGGTAAATTTGCAGATCCTATGGCGGATAAGTTACTAGTTATGTCGGCTTTTATTATGTTGATTGAGTTAGGTATGGCTCCGGCTTGGATTGTTGCAGTGATTATCTGTCGTGAGTTAGCTGTGACAGGTTTAAGGCTTTTATTGGTTGAAACTGGTGGAACAATTTTAGCAGCAGCAATGCCTGGAAAAATTAAAACTTTTAGTCAGATGTTTGCTATTATTTTCTTGCTATTACATTGGACTTTGCTTGGTCAAGTTCTACTTTATGTAGCCTTATTTTTCACTATCTACTCTGGCTATGACTATTTCAAGGGTAGTGCCTATGTATTTAAAGGGACATTTGGTTCGAAATGA
- a CDS encoding energy-coupling factor ABC transporter ATP-binding protein, which produces MKSIIDVKNLSFRYKENQNYYDVKDITFHVKRGEWLSIVGHNGSGKSTTVRLIDGLLEAESGEIVIDGQRLTEENVWNIRRQIGMVFQNPDNQFVGATVEDDVAFGLENQGLSRQEMKKRVEEALALVGMLDFKKREPARLSGGQKQRVAIAGVVALRPAILILDEATSMLDPEGRRELIGTVKGIRKDYDMTVISITHDLEEVAMSDRVLVMKKGEIESTSSPRELFSRNDLDQIGLDDPFANQLKKSLSQNGYDLPENYLTESELEDKLWELL; this is translated from the coding sequence ATGAAATCAATAATTGATGTAAAAAATCTTTCTTTTCGCTATAAAGAAAATCAGAACTACTACGATGTGAAGGATATTACGTTTCACGTGAAACGTGGAGAATGGCTTTCGATTGTAGGGCATAATGGTAGTGGTAAATCAACGACGGTTCGATTAATTGATGGCTTACTGGAAGCAGAATCCGGAGAGATTGTAATTGATGGCCAACGTTTGACTGAGGAAAATGTTTGGAATATACGTCGTCAAATCGGTATGGTTTTTCAAAATCCAGACAATCAATTTGTTGGAGCGACTGTTGAAGATGATGTTGCTTTTGGTTTGGAAAATCAGGGACTTTCTCGTCAAGAAATGAAAAAGAGAGTGGAAGAAGCTCTGGCTTTAGTTGGCATGTTGGACTTTAAAAAGAGAGAGCCAGCGCGTCTATCAGGTGGCCAAAAGCAACGTGTGGCCATTGCAGGTGTTGTAGCCCTAAGACCAGCTATTTTAATCTTAGATGAAGCAACGAGTATGTTGGATCCTGAGGGGCGTAGAGAACTTATTGGGACAGTAAAAGGAATTCGAAAAGACTATGATATGACGGTCATTTCTATTACCCATGATTTGGAAGAAGTCGCCATGAGTGATCGCGTATTGGTCATGAAAAAAGGGGAAATTGAATCAACTAGTAGTCCAAGGGAGCTTTTCTCTCGAAATGATTTAGATCAAATTGGATTAGACGATCCTTTTGCTAATCAATTAAAAAAATCTTTGAGCCAGAATGGCTATGATTTACCTGAAAATTATTTGACAGAAAGTGAGCTAGAGGATAAGCTATGGGAATTGCTCTAG